A region of Mycolicibacterium brumae DNA encodes the following proteins:
- a CDS encoding gluconokinase, with protein sequence MTNSVTARIPRNLPDLKAVELADAVQPFVVAIDIGSGSTRCGVYDAYARPIKKRTVKADHLFVEKADGTAEIDADQIANEVASVLTAAVGGIEPGLIKGVVMDTFASSLVCVDADGAALTPCFTYADSRSAPQLAQLRTQLDEAAIHQRTGTRLHTSYHPPRLLWLREAFPTVLARTAKFLSLGEYVYAKLAGIRGAATSTMAWAGILNRHTLTLDEQLLEVTGVSADQFAPVIDPDQPITEVSAEVEKNWPALAGAAWFPAIPDGYASNIGVGAATPTKAALSAATSGAIRVIVDGTPEVLPSGLWAYSVSRSQSIVGGALNDVGRAMIWLQNSLTPMTMEQIHEALVAPARANVPLVLPFLTGERATGWAGNARAAMTGVSSATTPLDMWRGVAEGVAVSYARVFEQLRQVNPEMERVIASGGVTSAYPGVMQVVAHALGFPVQVVNVKRVTMRGAAVLALSVLAPDHPAAVIPETDLTVPNPTEAPYYTDLIARFTALYDAII encoded by the coding sequence ATGACCAACTCCGTGACTGCCCGCATTCCCCGCAACCTGCCGGACCTCAAGGCGGTGGAACTCGCCGACGCGGTCCAGCCGTTCGTGGTGGCCATCGACATCGGCTCCGGGTCGACGCGCTGCGGCGTGTACGACGCCTACGCCCGGCCAATCAAGAAACGCACCGTCAAGGCCGATCATCTGTTCGTCGAAAAGGCCGACGGCACAGCGGAGATCGACGCGGACCAGATCGCCAACGAAGTCGCGTCGGTGCTCACCGCCGCGGTGGGCGGCATCGAGCCCGGTCTGATCAAGGGTGTCGTGATGGACACCTTCGCGTCCTCACTGGTCTGCGTGGACGCCGACGGCGCGGCGCTGACCCCGTGTTTCACCTACGCCGATTCCCGCTCGGCGCCGCAACTGGCGCAGCTGCGGACCCAGCTCGACGAGGCCGCCATCCACCAGCGGACCGGCACCCGGTTGCACACCAGCTATCACCCGCCGCGGTTGCTGTGGCTGCGTGAGGCGTTCCCGACCGTGCTGGCGCGGACCGCGAAGTTCCTGTCCCTGGGCGAGTACGTGTACGCCAAGCTCGCCGGCATCCGAGGCGCCGCCACCTCGACGATGGCGTGGGCCGGCATCCTGAACCGGCACACCCTGACGCTCGATGAGCAGCTGCTGGAGGTCACCGGGGTGTCCGCCGACCAGTTCGCGCCGGTGATCGACCCCGACCAGCCGATCACCGAGGTGTCCGCCGAGGTGGAGAAGAATTGGCCCGCGCTGGCCGGCGCGGCATGGTTCCCGGCCATCCCGGACGGCTACGCCTCCAATATCGGGGTCGGCGCGGCCACCCCGACCAAGGCGGCGCTCTCGGCCGCGACGTCCGGGGCCATCCGGGTCATCGTCGACGGCACGCCCGAGGTGCTGCCGTCGGGCCTGTGGGCGTACTCGGTGTCACGCTCCCAGTCGATCGTCGGCGGCGCGCTCAACGACGTCGGGCGCGCGATGATCTGGCTGCAGAACAGTCTGACGCCGATGACCATGGAGCAGATCCATGAGGCGCTGGTGGCTCCGGCGCGCGCCAATGTTCCGCTGGTGCTGCCGTTCCTGACCGGTGAGCGGGCCACCGGCTGGGCCGGAAACGCGCGGGCCGCGATGACCGGGGTGTCCTCTGCGACGACGCCGCTGGACATGTGGCGCGGCGTCGCCGAAGGCGTCGCGGTGTCCTACGCCCGGGTGTTCGAGCAGCTGCGCCAGGTCAACCCCGAGATGGAGCGGGTGATCGCCTCCGGTGGAGTGACCAGCGCCTACCCCGGAGTGATGCAAGTGGTGGCGCACGCGCTGGGATTCCCGGTGCAGGTCGTCAACGTCAAGCGGGTGACGATGCGCGGCGCCGCCGTGCTGGCGCTGTCGGTGCTGGCGCCGGATCATCCCGCCGCGGTGATCCCGGAGACCGACCTGACGGTGCCCAATCCCACCGAGGCGCCGTACTACACGGACCTGATCGCCCGGTTCACCGCGCTCTACGACGCGATCATTTAG
- a CDS encoding DUF3592 domain-containing protein gives MSVVDSARMQLGLLLEVAKAVSRVMIHGPGGEVSHHRSGKIIRWCRITILVIAAAVAAQSVLLVAGAWRNDRIIESNMGVAAATVLNAGPRRSTIEFVTPDRVTYRPELGVLYPSELENGMRIYVEYDRDDPNLVRVQDRDARLALIPAGSILVLDWVIAGALLIGLAVLEKSLDRRRELAEL, from the coding sequence ATGAGCGTCGTCGACTCCGCCCGGATGCAGCTCGGGCTGCTGCTGGAAGTGGCCAAAGCGGTGTCGCGGGTGATGATCCACGGCCCCGGCGGGGAGGTGTCGCATCACCGGTCCGGGAAGATCATCCGGTGGTGCCGGATCACCATCCTGGTGATCGCCGCGGCGGTGGCCGCCCAGTCGGTGCTGCTGGTGGCGGGCGCCTGGCGCAACGACCGGATCATCGAATCCAATATGGGCGTGGCGGCCGCCACCGTGCTGAATGCGGGCCCGCGCCGTTCCACTATCGAATTCGTCACGCCCGACCGGGTGACCTACCGGCCCGAACTCGGCGTGCTGTACCCGTCCGAGCTGGAGAACGGGATGCGGATCTACGTCGAGTACGACCGCGACGACCCGAACCTGGTCCGGGTGCAGGACCGTGACGCCCGGCTGGCGCTCATCCCGGCCGGGTCAATCCTGGTGCTGGACTGGGTGATCGCCGGCGCGCTGCTGATCGGTCTGGCGGTGCTGGAGAAGTCGCTGGACCGACGACGGGAACTGGCGGAGCTGTAG
- a CDS encoding aldose 1-epimerase family protein: MTDLPLDPTGRRFTIASGDAVAEVCEVGAALRAFAVGDIDLVPRYGSDRSTPAASGIVLAPWPNRVRDGHWTQRGQQYQLAITEPAKGNASHGLLRFACYRLHSQQDDAVTLAADIVPQTGYPFHLATTVEYALTGPALTVTHTVRNVGAAEAPVALGTHPYFCVGDVPTGDLTVRLDAASRFVVDDRSLPVGEEPVDADTDLREPRRLAELDLDTAYSDIGRDAQGRIGARLAAPDGRAVCLWADENFNYLQVFTTDRYPGYDLAVAIEPMTAPADAFNSGRDLRWIAPGERWTARWGVDYQTP, translated from the coding sequence ATGACCGACTTGCCGCTCGATCCCACCGGCCGCCGATTCACCATCGCCTCCGGCGACGCGGTCGCCGAGGTGTGCGAGGTGGGCGCGGCGCTGCGGGCGTTCGCCGTCGGCGACATCGACCTGGTGCCCCGCTACGGCAGCGACCGGTCGACCCCGGCGGCGTCCGGGATCGTGCTGGCGCCCTGGCCCAACCGGGTGCGCGACGGGCACTGGACCCAGCGTGGACAGCAGTACCAGCTCGCGATCACCGAACCCGCGAAGGGCAACGCCTCGCACGGGCTGCTGCGGTTCGCGTGCTACCGGCTGCACAGCCAGCAGGACGACGCGGTGACGCTGGCCGCCGACATCGTGCCGCAGACCGGGTACCCGTTCCACCTGGCCACCACCGTCGAATACGCCCTGACCGGACCGGCGCTGACGGTCACCCACACCGTCCGCAATGTCGGCGCCGCCGAGGCGCCGGTGGCGCTCGGCACGCACCCGTACTTCTGCGTCGGCGACGTGCCGACCGGTGACCTCACGGTGCGGCTCGACGCCGCGTCGCGATTCGTGGTGGACGACCGATCACTGCCTGTCGGCGAGGAACCGGTGGACGCGGACACCGACCTGCGCGAACCGCGCCGGCTCGCCGAGCTGGACCTCGACACCGCCTACAGCGACATCGGCCGGGACGCGCAAGGACGCATCGGCGCCCGACTGGCCGCGCCGGACGGCCGCGCGGTGTGCCTGTGGGCCGACGAGAACTTCAACTATCTGCAGGTGTTCACCACCGACCGGTATCCCGGGTATGACCTGGCGGTCGCGATCGAGCCGATGACGGCGCCGGCCGACGCCTTCAACTCCGGCCGGGACCTGCGCTGGATCGCCCCCGGAGAGCGTTGGACCGCGCGGTGGGGCGTCGACTACCAAACTCCCTGA
- a CDS encoding glycosyltransferase family 4 protein, which translates to MRVAIVAESFLPNVNGVTNSVLRVLEHLRAGGHEALVIAPDTPRGQEPADRLHDGIRVHRVPSVMFPGVTSLPLGVPLPRLVRVLRGFAPDVVHLASPASLGMGGVLAARRLGVPSVAVFQTDVAGFAESYGMAAASRAAWAWARRLHSMADRTLAPSSASMEALAAQRIPRVHHWARGVDITGFAPSARSDELRRRWSPQGMPIVGFVGRLAPEKQVQRLAALDRMPGVQVVVVGDGVDRAKLERALPSAVFTGALYGPELASAYASMDVFVHTGEHETFCQAVQEAMASGLPVVAPDQGGPRDLVTPMQTGLLLPVPEFEAQLPAAVGHLLAERRRYSPAARRSVLHRTWPMICDELLAHYRAVQPRGAFDVPNHRLCEPSSGLSS; encoded by the coding sequence GTGCGGGTAGCCATCGTCGCGGAAAGTTTCCTGCCGAACGTCAACGGCGTCACCAACTCGGTGCTGCGGGTCCTGGAGCATCTGCGGGCCGGGGGCCACGAAGCGCTGGTCATCGCCCCGGACACGCCGCGCGGCCAGGAGCCCGCCGACCGGTTGCACGACGGCATCCGGGTGCACCGCGTGCCGTCGGTGATGTTCCCGGGCGTCACATCGCTGCCGCTCGGCGTCCCGCTGCCGCGGCTGGTGCGGGTGCTGCGCGGTTTCGCGCCGGACGTGGTGCACCTGGCCTCCCCGGCGTCGCTTGGGATGGGCGGGGTGCTGGCTGCGCGCCGGCTCGGCGTGCCGAGCGTCGCGGTGTTCCAGACCGACGTCGCCGGCTTCGCGGAAAGCTACGGGATGGCCGCGGCGTCGCGGGCCGCCTGGGCGTGGGCCCGCCGACTGCACTCGATGGCCGACCGGACCCTGGCGCCGTCCTCGGCGAGCATGGAAGCCCTGGCCGCGCAGCGGATCCCGCGGGTGCACCACTGGGCCCGCGGCGTCGACATCACCGGGTTCGCCCCGTCGGCGCGCAGCGACGAACTGCGCCGGCGCTGGTCGCCGCAGGGCATGCCGATCGTCGGGTTCGTCGGGCGCCTCGCCCCGGAGAAGCAGGTGCAGCGGCTGGCGGCGCTGGACCGGATGCCGGGTGTGCAAGTGGTGGTCGTCGGCGATGGGGTGGACCGCGCCAAGCTTGAGCGCGCGCTGCCGTCGGCGGTGTTCACCGGCGCGCTGTACGGGCCGGAACTCGCCTCCGCCTACGCCAGCATGGACGTGTTCGTCCACACCGGCGAGCACGAGACGTTCTGCCAGGCGGTGCAGGAAGCCATGGCGTCGGGCCTGCCGGTCGTCGCGCCGGACCAGGGTGGACCGCGAGACCTGGTCACGCCCATGCAGACCGGACTGCTGCTGCCGGTTCCCGAATTCGAGGCGCAACTGCCCGCGGCGGTCGGCCACCTGCTGGCCGAGCGGCGCCGCTACTCGCCGGCCGCGCGGCGCTCGGTGTTGCACCGCACCTGGCCGATGATCTGCGACGAATTGCTCGCGCATTACCGCGCGGTTCAGCCCCGCGGCGCGTTCGATGTGCCGAACCACCGGCTGTGCGAGCCATCGAGTGGATTATCCAGTTGA
- the gndA gene encoding NADP-dependent phosphogluconate dehydrogenase produces the protein MAEAASSNQSGLSPIGVVGTGVMGASLARNLSRNVDGSVAMFDLDESKISALVAAHPEANLSGFSHLPDFVAALAVPRVILLMVPAGRPVDAVIESLTPLLTDGDIIIDGGNTHYPDTERRVAECAQNNLRFIGMGVSGGEQGALLGPAMMPGGDPTVWADIAGLLEPIAAKAEDGQPCVTLVGSGASGHFTKMVHNGIEYADLQLIGEAYALLRAGGRNAAECSEVFASWNTGEDRSYLLESAATVLAQSDPDTGGALIDYVLDHAKGKGTGAWTVIAGADEGVSVSVIAESLFARSISSATAERQAWAGDPVSASADLPVDAVRDAYMAARLIAYQQGLALLATASETFGWNVALAPVVRIWRAGCIIRAGFLDAVSRVYAENPECVSFLSMEPFRGQLLERLPSLRQVAAEAILGNVPTPALAAAVNHQTMLMSGALPTALVQLLRDFFGSHTYERTDQEGNFHIIWEADRSQHRR, from the coding sequence GTGGCCGAAGCAGCATCTTCGAACCAGTCCGGACTCAGTCCGATCGGCGTCGTCGGGACGGGGGTGATGGGCGCCAGCCTGGCACGCAATCTGTCCCGCAACGTCGACGGATCGGTGGCGATGTTCGACCTCGACGAGTCCAAGATTTCCGCGCTGGTCGCCGCGCACCCGGAGGCCAACCTGTCCGGCTTCTCGCACCTGCCGGACTTCGTGGCCGCACTCGCCGTGCCGCGGGTGATCCTGTTGATGGTGCCGGCCGGCCGGCCGGTCGACGCGGTGATCGAGTCGCTGACCCCGCTGCTGACCGACGGCGACATCATCATCGACGGTGGCAACACCCACTACCCGGACACCGAGCGCCGGGTCGCCGAATGCGCGCAGAACAATCTGCGGTTCATCGGCATGGGTGTCTCCGGCGGCGAGCAGGGCGCCCTGCTCGGCCCGGCCATGATGCCCGGCGGCGACCCGACGGTGTGGGCGGATATCGCCGGGCTGTTGGAGCCGATCGCCGCCAAGGCCGAGGACGGCCAGCCCTGCGTGACGCTGGTCGGGTCCGGGGCCTCCGGGCACTTCACCAAGATGGTGCACAACGGCATCGAGTACGCCGACCTGCAGTTGATCGGCGAGGCGTATGCGCTGCTGCGGGCCGGCGGCCGCAACGCGGCCGAGTGTTCGGAGGTGTTCGCCTCCTGGAACACCGGCGAGGACCGGTCCTACCTGCTGGAGAGCGCGGCCACGGTGCTCGCCCAGTCCGACCCGGACACCGGCGGGGCGCTGATCGATTACGTGCTCGACCACGCCAAGGGCAAGGGCACCGGCGCCTGGACGGTCATCGCCGGCGCCGACGAAGGCGTCTCGGTCAGCGTGATCGCCGAATCGCTTTTCGCCCGGTCGATCTCGTCGGCCACCGCCGAACGGCAGGCCTGGGCCGGCGATCCGGTCAGCGCCTCCGCCGACCTGCCGGTCGACGCCGTGCGGGACGCCTATATGGCCGCCCGACTGATCGCCTACCAACAGGGTCTGGCGCTGCTGGCGACCGCCTCGGAGACCTTCGGCTGGAACGTCGCGCTGGCGCCGGTGGTGCGAATCTGGCGGGCCGGCTGCATCATCCGCGCCGGGTTCCTCGACGCGGTGTCCCGGGTGTACGCCGAGAACCCGGAGTGCGTGTCGTTCTTGAGCATGGAGCCGTTCCGCGGGCAGTTGCTGGAGCGGCTGCCGAGCCTGCGCCAGGTGGCCGCCGAGGCGATCCTCGGCAACGTCCCCACCCCCGCGCTGGCCGCCGCGGTCAACCACCAGACGATGCTGATGAGCGGCGCCCTTCCGACCGCGCTGGTTCAGCTACTGCGCGACTTCTTCGGTTCGCACACTTACGAGCGCACCGACCAAGAGGGCAATTTCCACATCATCTGGGAGGCAGACCGCAGCCAGCACCGCCGCTGA
- a CDS encoding GntP family permease — protein MDGVQLLAEAPEEPVAGTTQLVLAAVVSIVLIVVLIIWVKMHPFFALMLGSAGMAVAANIPYTDAFASFSTGLGKTVGGVGVLIVLGAVIGQFLTESGGADEIVDTILAKTPAKRLPWAMAFAAFIIGIPLFFEVGVVLLIPIVMLVAKRAKLPVILVGIPALAGLSALHGLVPPHPGPLIAIDALDANLGLTLALGLLVAIPTVIVAGPILAKPMAKWVPIGAPEKLLASADEQKGQRPRFAIALSVVLMPVVLMLMMTAVEAMGMDETAIGRVLVFIGTPLQALLITSLYSMWALGLSLGKSASEVADETGAAFAPIASILLIVGAGGGFKETLVNSGVGDVIGEGIASSGMPLLLAGWVVAVAIRVATGSATVATITAAGIMAPLATDLSNTHVALMVLAIGAGSVFLSHVNDAGFWLVKEYFGMTVLQTFKTWSLMECAVSVVGLIGVLLLGLVV, from the coding sequence CTGGACGGAGTTCAACTGCTGGCCGAGGCACCGGAGGAACCCGTCGCCGGAACCACGCAATTGGTGCTGGCTGCTGTCGTCTCGATCGTGCTGATCGTGGTGCTGATCATCTGGGTGAAAATGCACCCGTTCTTCGCGCTGATGCTCGGCTCGGCCGGAATGGCCGTCGCGGCGAACATCCCGTACACCGACGCGTTCGCGTCGTTCTCCACCGGATTGGGCAAGACCGTCGGCGGCGTCGGCGTGCTGATCGTGCTGGGCGCGGTGATCGGCCAATTCCTCACCGAATCCGGCGGCGCCGACGAGATCGTGGACACCATCCTGGCCAAGACGCCAGCCAAACGATTGCCGTGGGCGATGGCGTTCGCGGCGTTCATCATCGGCATCCCGCTGTTCTTCGAAGTCGGTGTGGTGCTGCTGATTCCGATCGTCATGCTGGTCGCCAAACGCGCCAAACTTCCGGTCATCCTGGTCGGCATCCCAGCGCTGGCCGGCCTGTCCGCACTGCACGGCCTGGTGCCGCCGCACCCCGGACCGCTGATCGCCATCGACGCCCTGGACGCGAACCTCGGTCTGACCCTGGCCCTCGGGTTGCTGGTCGCGATCCCGACGGTGATCGTGGCCGGTCCGATCCTGGCCAAGCCGATGGCCAAGTGGGTCCCCATCGGGGCGCCGGAGAAACTGCTGGCCTCCGCCGACGAGCAGAAGGGTCAGCGACCCAGATTCGCCATCGCGCTGTCGGTGGTGCTGATGCCCGTGGTGCTGATGCTGATGATGACCGCGGTCGAGGCGATGGGCATGGACGAGACCGCGATCGGCCGGGTGTTGGTGTTCATCGGCACGCCGCTGCAGGCGCTGCTGATCACCTCGCTGTACTCGATGTGGGCGCTGGGCCTGTCGCTGGGCAAGTCGGCCAGCGAGGTCGCCGACGAGACCGGCGCCGCGTTCGCGCCGATCGCCTCGATCCTGCTGATCGTCGGCGCGGGCGGTGGTTTCAAGGAGACGCTGGTGAACTCCGGGGTCGGCGACGTGATCGGCGAGGGCATCGCGAGTTCCGGTATGCCGCTGCTGCTGGCCGGCTGGGTGGTCGCGGTCGCGATCCGCGTGGCGACCGGTTCGGCGACCGTCGCCACCATCACCGCCGCGGGCATCATGGCGCCGCTGGCAACCGACCTGAGCAACACGCACGTGGCGCTGATGGTGCTGGCGATCGGCGCCGGGTCGGTCTTCCTCTCGCACGTCAACGACGCCGGCTTCTGGCTGGTCAAGGAGTACTTCGGGATGACGGTGCTGCAGACCTTCAAGACCTGGTCGCTGATGGAGTGTGCGGTGTCGGTGGTCGGTCTGATCGGCGTGCTGCTGCTGGGCCTGGTGGTCTGA
- a CDS encoding demethylmenaquinone methyltransferase, with amino-acid sequence MSRATLDKDPREVASMFDDVARRYDLTNTVLSMGQDRYWRRATRAALQIGPGDRVLDLAAGTAVSTVELARSGAWCVAADFSVGMLAAGAHRPVPKVGADATRLPFADNTFDAVTISFGLRNVVDHVAGLAEMARVTRPGGRLVVCEFSTPTIPVFATAYKEYLMKALPAIATAVSSDPEAYVYLAESIRAWPDQAALARQIESAGWSQVRWRNLTGGIVALHAAQKR; translated from the coding sequence GTGAGCCGCGCGACGCTGGACAAGGATCCCCGCGAGGTGGCGTCGATGTTCGATGACGTCGCCCGCCGCTATGACCTGACCAACACGGTGTTGTCGATGGGCCAGGACCGCTACTGGCGCCGGGCGACCCGCGCGGCCCTGCAGATCGGCCCGGGGGACCGGGTGCTGGATCTGGCCGCCGGCACCGCGGTGTCCACGGTGGAGCTGGCCCGCTCCGGCGCCTGGTGCGTCGCGGCGGACTTCTCGGTCGGGATGCTGGCTGCCGGGGCACACCGACCGGTGCCGAAGGTGGGCGCCGACGCGACCCGGCTGCCTTTTGCCGACAACACTTTCGACGCGGTCACCATCAGCTTCGGGCTGCGCAACGTGGTCGACCACGTCGCCGGCCTGGCCGAGATGGCCCGGGTCACCCGGCCCGGCGGGCGGCTGGTGGTGTGCGAATTCTCCACGCCGACCATCCCGGTCTTCGCCACCGCGTACAAGGAGTACCTGATGAAGGCGCTGCCGGCGATCGCCACCGCGGTCTCCAGCGACCCGGAGGCCTACGTCTATCTCGCCGAATCGATCCGCGCCTGGCCGGACCAGGCGGCGCTGGCCCGCCAGATCGAGTCGGCCGGCTGGTCACAGGTGCGCTGGCGGAACCTGACCGGCGGCATCGTCGCGCTGCACGCCGCGCAGAAGCGCTAA
- a CDS encoding ribonuclease H-like domain-containing protein, giving the protein MAEIALGSYPAKRCARSTHNRFDPTAPTLGPPDPARQALVDAGIAFEAAVVETLAPTLGDGVVVVDAADWSAAVEQTAAAMDAGVPVIAGARLPNVNGRSGAPDLLIRHGDGYLPVDIKNHKTLDSPTRSTSPRSRASVQVAPLSAPGQIHTVTGLRADSGKRREDAMQLAHYTRMLQDLGRHGGELIGGVIGATDLTAALGTAQGVVWHPLEDTLARYDEEFALRLRVAEAAREGRELVRPVRISECDSCDWFPHCAQVAGPDDASFAVLTGHLSLPEWRHLYDTVGDGARLTVEELAGVDVEAHRESFAALGQRSGLTRLANAVRRAAMTVTGVDVEPNGSGWPDVPTADIEIDFDIEHDMDHIYQWGVRIRDGQDDATARYEPTVSFDPMDDAGEAALADEFADWLEAVLADARRTGRSVTVFHWSPVEIHKSAKFPRVAAALAGHTVDLMAWFKAEFFARTSSSIKAVAPLFGFDWDHEDSGGLTALLRIEQARAGSVEAKDWCLRYNCDDTAAQAAIRDGLRALRPPGPAAARRSDRPPTPHTPSATRS; this is encoded by the coding sequence ATGGCAGAGATCGCGCTGGGCAGCTACCCGGCGAAACGCTGCGCCCGATCGACCCACAACCGGTTCGATCCGACGGCGCCCACCCTCGGGCCGCCCGACCCGGCCCGGCAGGCGCTGGTGGACGCCGGGATCGCGTTCGAGGCCGCGGTTGTGGAGACGCTCGCTCCCACGCTGGGCGACGGGGTGGTCGTCGTCGACGCCGCGGACTGGTCGGCCGCGGTCGAGCAGACGGCGGCCGCGATGGACGCGGGCGTTCCGGTGATCGCCGGAGCCCGGTTGCCGAACGTCAACGGCCGGTCCGGGGCGCCGGACCTGCTGATCCGCCACGGCGACGGCTATCTGCCCGTCGACATCAAGAACCATAAGACGCTGGACTCCCCGACCCGATCGACCAGCCCGAGGTCGCGGGCCTCGGTGCAGGTCGCCCCGCTGTCGGCGCCCGGACAGATCCACACCGTGACCGGGTTGCGCGCCGACTCGGGCAAACGCCGCGAAGACGCCATGCAGCTGGCGCACTACACGCGAATGCTGCAGGACCTGGGCCGCCACGGCGGCGAGCTGATCGGCGGGGTCATCGGCGCCACCGACCTGACCGCGGCGTTGGGGACCGCGCAGGGCGTGGTGTGGCATCCGCTGGAGGACACCCTGGCCCGCTACGACGAGGAGTTCGCCCTGCGGCTGCGGGTCGCCGAAGCGGCCCGGGAAGGCCGGGAGCTGGTGCGGCCGGTGCGGATCTCCGAGTGCGACAGCTGCGATTGGTTCCCGCACTGCGCGCAGGTCGCCGGGCCCGATGACGCGTCGTTCGCCGTGCTGACCGGGCACCTGAGCCTGCCCGAGTGGCGCCACCTGTACGACACCGTCGGCGACGGCGCCCGGCTGACCGTCGAGGAGTTGGCCGGCGTCGATGTCGAGGCGCACCGGGAATCCTTTGCCGCCCTCGGTCAGCGCAGCGGGCTGACCCGGCTGGCCAACGCGGTGCGGCGGGCGGCCATGACGGTGACCGGTGTCGACGTCGAACCGAACGGGTCCGGCTGGCCCGACGTCCCAACCGCCGATATCGAGATCGACTTCGACATCGAGCACGATATGGATCACATCTATCAGTGGGGCGTGCGGATCCGCGACGGCCAGGACGACGCCACCGCGCGTTATGAGCCGACGGTGTCCTTCGATCCGATGGACGACGCGGGCGAAGCCGCGCTGGCCGACGAGTTCGCCGATTGGCTGGAGGCGGTGCTGGCCGACGCGCGGCGAACCGGCCGCAGCGTCACCGTCTTCCACTGGAGCCCGGTGGAGATCCACAAGTCGGCGAAGTTCCCGCGGGTGGCCGCGGCGCTGGCCGGGCACACCGTCGACCTGATGGCCTGGTTCAAGGCGGAGTTCTTCGCCCGGACGTCGTCGTCCATCAAGGCGGTGGCGCCGCTTTTCGGATTCGATTGGGACCACGAGGATTCCGGCGGGCTGACCGCGCTGCTGCGCATCGAGCAGGCCCGCGCCGGGTCGGTGGAGGCGAAGGACTGGTGCCTGCGCTACAACTGCGACGACACCGCCGCCCAAGCTGCCATCCGCGACGGCCTGCGGGCCCTCAGACCACCAGGCCCAGCAGCAGCACGCCGATCAGACCGACCACCGACACCGCACACTCCATCAGCGACCAGGTCTTGA